A part of Gramella sp. MAR_2010_147 genomic DNA contains:
- the fbp gene encoding class 1 fructose-bisphosphatase — protein MERHQTLGEFIIENQKDFPYAKGELSALLSSIKLAGKMVNESINKAGLAQILGKIGRENVQGESQAKLDLLANDVFVSTLKNRGEICGIASEELEDFIAFEDEIHKEAKYIVLMDPLDGSSNIDVDITVGTIFSIYRRISPVGTKVTKEDFLQPGKNQVAAGYIIYGTSTILVYTTGNGVNGFTFDPGIGSFFLSHPSIKFPKEGCIYSVNEGNYIHFPKGIKKLIKWMQELDNASKRPYTARYTGSLVADFHRNMLLGGLYLYPQGTTSPKGKLRLLYECNPMAFLAEQAGGKASDGENRIMEIIPSELHERAPFICGNSEMVAIAERFIGEMTKD, from the coding sequence ATGGAAAGACACCAGACCCTGGGAGAGTTCATTATAGAAAACCAAAAGGATTTTCCTTATGCTAAAGGCGAATTGAGCGCATTGCTTAGCTCTATAAAACTGGCAGGTAAAATGGTCAATGAATCTATTAATAAAGCTGGGCTGGCCCAGATACTGGGAAAGATTGGCCGGGAAAATGTGCAGGGAGAAAGCCAGGCAAAGCTTGACCTACTGGCTAATGATGTATTTGTTAGTACGCTCAAAAACAGGGGAGAGATTTGTGGGATTGCCTCAGAAGAACTTGAAGATTTTATTGCATTTGAAGATGAAATTCATAAAGAAGCCAAATACATAGTATTAATGGATCCGCTGGATGGCTCTTCAAATATTGATGTCGACATTACGGTGGGTACGATCTTTAGTATTTATCGAAGAATTTCTCCTGTTGGAACTAAGGTCACTAAAGAAGATTTTCTACAACCGGGAAAAAATCAGGTGGCTGCGGGTTATATAATATATGGAACATCAACGATCCTGGTTTATACTACTGGAAATGGGGTAAACGGTTTTACGTTTGATCCCGGCATTGGTTCTTTTTTTCTTTCACATCCTTCTATTAAATTTCCGAAAGAAGGCTGTATTTATTCTGTAAATGAGGGTAATTATATTCATTTCCCCAAAGGAATTAAAAAGCTTATTAAGTGGATGCAGGAATTGGATAATGCAAGTAAAAGACCATATACCGCCAGATATACCGGATCCCTGGTGGCCGATTTTCATCGGAATATGCTTCTTGGGGGTCTTTATCTTTATCCCCAGGGTACTACATCACCAAAAGGAAAGCTTAGATTGTTATACGAATGTAACCCCATGGCATTTTTAGCTGAACAGGCGGGTGGAAAAGCCAGTGACGGGGAAAATCGGATCATGGAAATCATACCTTCTGAACTTCATGAAAGAGCACCTTTTATCTGCGGAAACTCAGAAATGGTTGCCATAGCAGAGAGGTTTATTGGTGAGATGACGAAAGATTAG